In a genomic window of Hippoglossus stenolepis isolate QCI-W04-F060 chromosome 15, HSTE1.2, whole genome shotgun sequence:
- the nup98 gene encoding nuclear pore complex protein Nup98-Nup96 isoform X4 yields the protein MFNKSFGTPFGGGTGGFGNASTFGQQNTGFGAAGGFGASTFGTTTNTGGLFGSTQNKPGGLFGSSTFSQPAASSTSTGFGFGAASGTSTSLFGNTGTGTTSGLFSQQNNAFSANKPTSFGSFGTSTSSGGLFGATNTASNPFGGTNSLFGGAGFSAAQQPGTTVKFNPPTGSDTMVKAGVTTSINTKHQCITAMKEYENKSLEELRFEDYQAGRKGQTNQMAAATGSLFSATAAAPSATTGLFGSTAPNTSFSFGQNKGTFGAAAPGGFGATTGGLFTQPAQQPAASLFKPFGQTTTAPNTGFSFGNTNTMGQANTSTMGLFGNTAAPQAGGLFGTAQTSTAAGFGTGTGLFGQTNTGFGNVGTQQSLFGNKTAGFGTTTTSAPSFGTGTGLFGNKPALTLGTGTNTSTFGFGTNPAAGSLFGNKPATGGLGTGLGTSFGAVGPGQTSLFGNNQNKLGTTLGTMGTFGTTAFNSGTSTMGFGAPQQPVALTDPSAAAAQQAMLQQQLSVLAYSPYGDSPLFRNPLSDPKKKEERLKPTNPTAQKALTTPTHYKLTPRPATRVRPKSLTSSGSSKSQLFDGLDDDEPSLTNGAFVPRKSIKKLVLKNLNSSQYSSQPETETDDLASPPEYPQNGHSLMEEEEEELGGTSSQADDDPEVTQFYVNPIAKPIPQGRAQTTLQDTISDLNMHKAARNGLELSSDDLLASLGEESLQEEREDEQQEIQQSPHPAGIVLNRVGYYTIPSMKDLADMTDEHGECLVENFTIGRKGYGSIFFPGEVNVSGLNLDEIVHFRRKEVIVYPDDKNKPLEGEGLNRRAEVTLDGVWPNDKTTCTQIRSPERLSDMNYEGRLEKASRKQGARFLEYRTETGSWVFEVAHFSKYGLQDSDEEDDIPLKTDPKKLKTMMSLPPSKLQQQLPPSQHQVAPQAQSTVVDLPSGVAELDSDMADITQSFPTESLLGGEEDSDLPGETDTTCGKLGGLTSAELDGISASSHIASTLGINPHTLQIMKASLFAEDEEESDLFQGRGAMKVSTDVSSPRIVLPGAQSRSSVGGLLQARFTSGLLSQLSDSPQPPLSRADTPRSLHWAAQGPSFLLPPRTPEPSIRTVGVRRMGGPVPLKESVTLGKGGLLMDVGLFKGRSFRVGWGPGWTLAHCGDRLSSLGSKQLDHKDLSSKTDFSFLPKPARNKPLVESPYKVTLEQLVGLEPQVMKTGEGEEEESQTVLQRPLEICLEHSIISITDSVPCPLVRPQTGVAALHEYAKWITELNDTQGDADPLLGHWAEVWTLCEALWGRLGPAHQEPDIETPSDYEQQLERRRTFSAWLSRGATSRVEEEVALAGKGRHTEAIFSYLTGNRISEACRVAQREGDHRLSLLLSQALGSQYCRDLLALQLADWNRMQTDSYLPEERLRIFTLLAGKPVWQSSDSVVNVCSQLDWKRCVAVHLWFMLPPTASMADALAKYEAAFQGSCEGGKYACAPLPPYLEAEKMDVEEEEEESKRPLYDLCFHLLKLYSDRHYSLQQLLDPLTVTWERLDYRLSWHLWGVLQSLHYSHLSASRQGLLHASYAAQLESAGLWHMAIFILLHIPDHAQRERAVREMLTLHCPLQETDESVRRERFLTERLLIPEQWIHEAKATRAHRDANRHQEALHLYRAGYWNQCHRLLIQHLASDCIINDNHDYLLEFLEGLAVPEHSTSIQDWDTAGRVYLDYIRVIKTLQDIQQMENAGYELERLYTDVTSLCGRIELLPCRTARDRLAQSEMAKRVSNILRAVLSLQQGDAASDSLSIPLAQLAPHITRLPMPEDYTLEELRGLTQSYLRQLIISQ from the exons ATGTTCAACAAGTCATTCGGGACTCCGTTCGGTGGAGGAACAGGGGGATTCGGCAACGCGTCCACCTTCGGACAACAAA ACACAGGCTTTGGGGCGGCAGGAGGATTTGGGGCTTCTACGTTCGGGACGACCACCAACACTGGAGGACTGTTTGGTTCCACACAGAATAAACCTG GCGGTCTGTTTGGATCGAGTACGTTCAGTCAACCGGCGGCTTCCTCCACTAGCACCGGCTTCGGCTTCGGTGCAGCGAGCGGCACCTCTACCAGCTTGTTTGGCAACACGGGAACAGGCACCACCAGCGGACTCTTCTCCCAGCAGAATAATGCCTTCAGTGCCAACAAACCCACATCTTTTGGAA GCTTTGGGACGAGCACCAGCAGCGGCGGGCTCTTCGGAGCCACCAACACTGCCTCCAACCCCTTCGGGGGAACGAACTCTCTGTTCGGAGGCGCTGGGTTCTCCGCAGCACAGCAGCCGGGAACAACCGTGAAATTCAAC CctccaacaggaagtgacacgaTGGTGAAAGCTGGTGTGACCACGAGCATCAACACCAAACACCAGTGCATCACGGCCATGAAGGAGTACGAGAACAAGTCCCTGGAG gagtTGAGATTCGAGGATTACCAGGCGGGCAGGAAAGGACAGACCAATCAGATGGCTGCAGCGACGGGCAGCTTGTTCAGTGCGACCGCGGCCGCGCCCAGTGCCACCACTGGCCTGTTTGGCTCCACGGCCCCCAACACCAGCTTCTCCTTCGGACAGAATAAAGGCACCTTCGGAGCAG CAGCGCCCGGCGGGTTCGGTGCGACCACAGGCGGCCTTTTCACACAGCCGGCACAGCAACCAGCCGCCAGCCTCTTCAAGCCGTTCGGTCAGACGACCACCGCGCCGAACACCGGCTTCTCCTTCGGTAACACCAACACCATGGGACAGGCCAACACCAGCACCATG GGTTTGTTTGGGAACACGGCAGCGCCTCAGGCGGGTGGGTTGTTCGGCACCGCTCAGACCAGCACCGCCGCAGGCTTCGGGACCGGCACTGGGCTGTTTGGACAAACCAACACCGGGTTTGGAAACGTTGGCACACAG CAGAGTTTATTCGGTAATAAAACGGCCGGGTTCGGCACCACCACCACTAGCGCTCCCTCCTTCGGCACCGGCACTGGACTCTTTGGCAACAAGCCGGCCCTCACGCTGGGAACCGGAACCAACACCTCTACCTTTG GTTTCGGAACGAATCCTGCTGCAGGGAGTCTGTTTGGAAACAAACCGGCCACTGGTGGACTGGGCACTGGACTGGGAACCAGCTTTGGAGCAG tgGGACCAGGACAGACGTCTCTGTTCGGAAACAACCAGAACAAACTGGGAACCACGCTGGGAACCATGGGAACATTCGGAACGACAGCATTCAACAGTGGAACCAGCACGATGGGATTCGGAGCTCCACAGCAACCAGTCG cgCTCACTGATCCCAGCGCAGCGGCGGCTCAGCAGGccatgctgcagcagcagctcagcgtTCTGGCGTATTCACCGTACGGAGACTCGCCGCTGTTCAGAAACCCGCTGTCCGACCccaagaagaaagaggag cgTCTGAAACCAACCAATCCCACGGCCCAGAAGGCTCTGACCACACCCACCCACTACAAGCTGACCCCTCGACCTGCGACCAGGGTTCGCCCCAAATCGCTGACATCATCCGGCTCCTCCAAGTCGCAGCTCTTCGACGGCCTTGATGATGACGAGCCCTCGCTCACCAACGGAGCCTTCGTGCCCAG AAAGAGTATAAAGAAACTTGTGTTGAAGAACCTGAACAGCAGTCAGTACAGCAGCCAGccggagacggagacagacgACCTCGCTTCACCCCCCGAGTATCCACAGAACGGACACag CCtcatggaagaggaggaggaggagctggggggCACTAGCAGCCAGGCGGACGATGACCCAGAGGTCACCCAGTTCTACGTTAACCCCATCGCCAAGCCCATCCCACAGGGCCGCGCCCAGACcaccctgcaggacaccatcagtGACCTGAACATGCACAAAGCGGCGAGGAACGGCCTGGAG ctGAGCAGTGATGACCTGTTGGCATCTCTGGGGGAGGagtctctgcaggaggagcGAGAGGACGAGCAGCAGGAAATTCAACAGTCTCCTCATCCAGCAG gcATCGTCCTCAACCGTGTGGGTTATTACACCATCCCCTCCATGAAGGATCTGGCTGACATGACGGACGAACACGGAGAGTGTTTGGTGGAAAACTTTACCATCGGCAGGAAAG GTTATGGCTCCATCTTCTTCCCTGGTGAGGTGAATGTGAGTGGGCTGAACCTTGACGAGATCGTCCACTTCAGACGCAAGGAGGTCATCGTGTACCCGGATGACAAAAACAAGCCATTAGAGGGGGAGGGGCTTAACAG ACGAGCCGAGGTCACCCTGGATGGGGTTTGGCCAAATGACAAAACGACCTGTACTCAGATCAGGAGCCCCGAGCGTCTGTCCGACATGAACTACGAGGGTCGGCTGGAGAAAGCCTCGCGCAAACAGGGAGCACGTTTCCTGGAGTACAGAACTGAGACGGGGTCCTGGGTGTTCGAG gtGGCCCACTTCTCGAAGTACGGCCTCCAGGATTCTGACGAGGAGGACGACATCCCTCTGAAAACCGACCCCAAGAAGTTGAAGAccatgatgtcacttcctccctccaagctgcagcagcaacttcCGCCCTCCCAGCATCAGGTGGCGCCACAGGCTCAG TCCACTGTCGTGGATCTTCCCAGTGGCGTGGCGGAGCTGGACAGCGACATGGCCGACATCACCCAGAGTTTCCCGACAGAGAGCCTgctgggaggggaggaggacagcGACCTGCCCGGGGAGACAGACACGACATGCGGGAAGCTCGGAGGTTTGACCTCTGCTGAGCTTGATGGTATCTCTGCGTCCAGCCACATCGCATCAACGTTGGGCATCAACCCGCACACGCTCCAG ATCATGAAGGCGTCCCTGTTTgctgaggacgaggaggagagtgaTTTGTTCCAGGGCAGAGGAGCGATGAAAGTTTCCACTGACGTCTCGTCCCCTCGCATCGTTCTGCCCGGAGCTCAGAGCCGGTCCTCTG tggggGGTCTTCTTCAGGCTCGTTTTACCTCCGGCCTCCTCTCTCAGCTCTCGGactctcctcagcctcctctgtccCGGGCGGACACCCCCCGCTCATTACACTGGGCAGCACAGGGTCCCTCCTTCCTACTGCCCCCCCGAACTCCAGAGCCGTCGATCAGGACGGTTGGCGTGCGGCGCATGGGCGGCCCTGTCCCTCTCAAAGAGTCGGTCACTTTGGGGAAG GGAGGTTTGCTGATGGATGTCGGGCTGTTCAAGGGTCGGTCCTTTCGTGTTGGTTGGGGTCCTGGCTGGACGCTGGCGCACTGTGGAGACCGGCTCAGTTCGCTGGGCTCTAAACAGCTCGACCACAAAGACCTGAGCTCCAAGACCGACTTCAGCTTCCTGCCAAAACCTGCCAGGAACAAACC ACTCGTGGAAAGCCCCTACAAAGTGACGCTGGAGCAGCTGGTCGGTCTGGAGCCTCAGGTGATGAAGAccggggagggagaggaggaagagagccAGACAgtgctgcagcgccccctggagaTCTGCCTGGAGCacagcatcatcagcatcacAGACTCCGTCCCCTGCCCTCTGGTGCGACCGCAGACTGGTGTGGCAGCGCTGCACGAATACGCCAAGTGGATCACAGAGCTGAACGACACGCAGGGTGACGCAGACC ctctCCTGGGCCACTGGGCCGAGGTCTGGACCCTGTGTGAGGCTCTTTGGGGCCGGCTGGGCCCCGCCCACCAAGAGCCAGACATCGAGACGCCAAGTGACTATGAGCAGCAGTTGGAGAGACGGCGGACCTTCTCTGCCTGGCTGTCCCGCGGCGCCACcagcagggtggaggaggaggtggctcTGGCCGGGAAGGGTCGCCACACGGAGGCCATCTTCAGCTACCTGACGGGCAACCGCATCAGTGAGGCGTGTCGAGTCGCACAGagggaag GTGACCATCGGTTGTCGCTGCTGCTGTCTCAGGCCCTGGGCTCTCAGTACTGTCGTGACCTGCTGGCTCTTCAGCTCGCCGACTGGAACCGGATGCAGACTGACAGCTACCTACCAGAGGAGCGACTTCGCATCTTCACGCTCCTGGCAGGGAAACCT GTGTGGCAGTCGTCGGACTCCGTGGTGAACGTCTGCTCACAGTTGGACTGGAAACGCTGCGTGGCTGTCCACCTCTGGTTCATGTTGCCTCCGACTGCCTCCATGGCCGATGCCCTcgctaaatatgaagctgccTTCCAG GGCTCATGTGAGGGGGGGAAGTACGCCTGTGCCCCCCTGCCGCCGTACCTGGAGGCGGAGAAGATGGacgtggaagaggaggaggaggagtctaAACGACCTCTGTACGACCTCTGTTTCCACCTGCTCAAACTCTACAGTGACAG acactacagtctgcagcagctgctggatcCTCTCACCGTCACCTGGGAGCGTCTGGATTACCGTCTGAGCTGGCACCTGTGGGGCGTCCTGCAGTCGCTGCACTACAGCCACCTGAGCGCCTCACGCCAGGGACTCCTCCACGCCAGCTACGCCGCACAACTGGAGAGCGCCGGCCTCTGGCACATGGCCATCTTTATCCTACTGCACATCCCCGACCACGC TCAGCGGGAACGAGCCGTCAGAGAGATGTTGACCCTCCACTGCCCCCTGCAGGAGACTGACGAGTCTGTCCGGAGGGAGCGCTTCCTGACGGAGAGACTGCTCATCCCAGAGCAGTGGATCCACGAGGCCAAGGCCACGCGAGCACACCGAGACGCAAACAGACACCAGGAGGCGCTGCATCTGTACCGGGCCGGATACTGGAACCAGTGTCACCGGCTGCTGATCCAACATCTGGCTTCAG ATTGCATCATCAACGACAACCACGACTACCTGCTGGAGTTCCTGGAGGGGCTGGCGGTCCCTGAACACAGCACCAGCATCCAGGACTGGGACACTGCAGGGAGGGTTTACCTGGACTACATCAGGGTCATCAAGACTCTGCAGGACAtccagcag ATGGAAAACGCTGGTTACGAGCTCGAGCGTCTCTACACCGACGTGACGTCTCTCTGCGGCAGAATCGAACTCCTGCCCTGCAGGACCGCCAGAGACCGGCTCGCCCAATCAG AAATGGCGAAGCGTGTTTCCAACATCCTGCGTGCGGTGCTGAGTCTGCAGCAGGGCGACGCTGCGTCCGACTCCCTCAGCATCCCGCTGGCCCAGCTGGCGCCACACATCACCCGCCTCCCGATGCCGGAGGACTACACGCTGGAGGAGCTGCGAGGCCTCACGCAGTCGTACCTTCGACAGCTCATCATCAGCCAATGA
- the nup98 gene encoding nuclear pore complex protein Nup98-Nup96 isoform X2 encodes MFNKSFGTPFGGGTGGFGNASTFGQQNTGFGAAGGFGASTFGTTTNTGGLFGSTQNKPGGLFGSSTFSQPAASSTSTGFGFGAASGTSTSLFGNTGTGTTSGLFSQQNNAFSANKPTSFGSFGTSTSSGGLFGATNTASNPFGGTNSLFGGAGFSAAQQPGTTVKFNPPTGSDTMVKAGVTTSINTKHQCITAMKEYENKSLEELRFEDYQAGRKGQTNQMAAATGSLFSATAAAPSATTGLFGSTAPNTSFSFGQNKGTFGAAPGGFGATTGGLFTQPAQQPAASLFKPFGQTTTAPNTGFSFGNTNTMGQANTSTMGLFGNTAAPQAGGLFGTAQTSTAAGFGTGTGLFGQTNTGFGNVGTQQSLFGNKTAGFGTTTTSAPSFGTGTGLFGNKPALTLGTGTNTSTFGFGTNPAAGSLFGNKPATGGLGTGLGTSFGAAVGPGQTSLFGNNQNKLGTTLGTMGTFGTTAFNSGTSTMGFGAPQQPVALTDPSAAAAQQAMLQQQLSVLAYSPYGDSPLFRNPLSDPKKKEERLKPTNPTAQKALTTPTHYKLTPRPATRVRPKSLTSSGSSKSQLFDGLDDDEPSLTNGAFVPRKSIKKLVLKNLNSSQYSSQPETETDDLASPPEYPQNGHSLMEEEEEELGGTSSQADDDPEVTQFYVNPIAKPIPQGRAQTTLQDTISDLNMHKAARNGLELSSDDLLASLGEESLQEEREDEQQEIQQSPHPAGIVLNRVGYYTIPSMKDLADMTDEHGECLVENFTIGRKGYGSIFFPGEVNVSGLNLDEIVHFRRKEVIVYPDDKNKPLEGEGLNRRAEVTLDGVWPNDKTTCTQIRSPERLSDMNYEGRLEKASRKQGARFLEYRTETGSWVFEVAHFSKYGLQDSDEEDDIPLKTDPKKLKTMMSLPPSKLQQQLPPSQHQVAPQAQSTVVDLPSGVAELDSDMADITQSFPTESLLGGEEDSDLPGETDTTCGKLGGLTSAELDGISASSHIASTLGINPHTLQIMKASLFAEDEEESDLFQGRGAMKVSTDVSSPRIVLPGAQSRSSVGGLLQARFTSGLLSQLSDSPQPPLSRADTPRSLHWAAQGPSFLLPPRTPEPSIRTVGVRRMGGPVPLKESVTLGKGGLLMDVGLFKGRSFRVGWGPGWTLAHCGDRLSSLGSKQLDHKDLSSKTDFSFLPKPARNKPLVESPYKVTLEQLVGLEPQVMKTGEGEEEESQTVLQRPLEICLEHSIISITDSVPCPLVRPQTGVAALHEYAKWITELNDTQGDADPLLGHWAEVWTLCEALWGRLGPAHQEPDIETPSDYEQQLERRRTFSAWLSRGATSRVEEEVALAGKGRHTEAIFSYLTGNRISEACRVAQREGDHRLSLLLSQALGSQYCRDLLALQLADWNRMQTDSYLPEERLRIFTLLAGKPVWQSSDSVVNVCSQLDWKRCVAVHLWFMLPPTASMADALAKYEAAFQGSCEGGKYACAPLPPYLEAEKMDVEEEEEESKRPLYDLCFHLLKLYSDRHYSLQQLLDPLTVTWERLDYRLSWHLWGVLQSLHYSHLSASRQGLLHASYAAQLESAGLWHMAIFILLHIPDHAQRERAVREMLTLHCPLQETDESVRRERFLTERLLIPEQWIHEAKATRAHRDANRHQEALHLYRAGYWNQCHRLLIQHLASDCIINDNHDYLLEFLEGLAVPEHSTSIQDWDTAGRVYLDYIRVIKTLQDIQQMENAGYELERLYTDVTSLCGRIELLPCRTARDRLAQSEMAKRVSNILRAVLSLQQGDAASDSLSIPLAQLAPHITRLPMPEDYTLEELRGLTQSYLRQLIISQ; translated from the exons ATGTTCAACAAGTCATTCGGGACTCCGTTCGGTGGAGGAACAGGGGGATTCGGCAACGCGTCCACCTTCGGACAACAAA ACACAGGCTTTGGGGCGGCAGGAGGATTTGGGGCTTCTACGTTCGGGACGACCACCAACACTGGAGGACTGTTTGGTTCCACACAGAATAAACCTG GCGGTCTGTTTGGATCGAGTACGTTCAGTCAACCGGCGGCTTCCTCCACTAGCACCGGCTTCGGCTTCGGTGCAGCGAGCGGCACCTCTACCAGCTTGTTTGGCAACACGGGAACAGGCACCACCAGCGGACTCTTCTCCCAGCAGAATAATGCCTTCAGTGCCAACAAACCCACATCTTTTGGAA GCTTTGGGACGAGCACCAGCAGCGGCGGGCTCTTCGGAGCCACCAACACTGCCTCCAACCCCTTCGGGGGAACGAACTCTCTGTTCGGAGGCGCTGGGTTCTCCGCAGCACAGCAGCCGGGAACAACCGTGAAATTCAAC CctccaacaggaagtgacacgaTGGTGAAAGCTGGTGTGACCACGAGCATCAACACCAAACACCAGTGCATCACGGCCATGAAGGAGTACGAGAACAAGTCCCTGGAG gagtTGAGATTCGAGGATTACCAGGCGGGCAGGAAAGGACAGACCAATCAGATGGCTGCAGCGACGGGCAGCTTGTTCAGTGCGACCGCGGCCGCGCCCAGTGCCACCACTGGCCTGTTTGGCTCCACGGCCCCCAACACCAGCTTCTCCTTCGGACAGAATAAAGGCACCTTCGGAGCAG CGCCCGGCGGGTTCGGTGCGACCACAGGCGGCCTTTTCACACAGCCGGCACAGCAACCAGCCGCCAGCCTCTTCAAGCCGTTCGGTCAGACGACCACCGCGCCGAACACCGGCTTCTCCTTCGGTAACACCAACACCATGGGACAGGCCAACACCAGCACCATG GGTTTGTTTGGGAACACGGCAGCGCCTCAGGCGGGTGGGTTGTTCGGCACCGCTCAGACCAGCACCGCCGCAGGCTTCGGGACCGGCACTGGGCTGTTTGGACAAACCAACACCGGGTTTGGAAACGTTGGCACACAG CAGAGTTTATTCGGTAATAAAACGGCCGGGTTCGGCACCACCACCACTAGCGCTCCCTCCTTCGGCACCGGCACTGGACTCTTTGGCAACAAGCCGGCCCTCACGCTGGGAACCGGAACCAACACCTCTACCTTTG GTTTCGGAACGAATCCTGCTGCAGGGAGTCTGTTTGGAAACAAACCGGCCACTGGTGGACTGGGCACTGGACTGGGAACCAGCTTTGGAGCAG cagtgGGACCAGGACAGACGTCTCTGTTCGGAAACAACCAGAACAAACTGGGAACCACGCTGGGAACCATGGGAACATTCGGAACGACAGCATTCAACAGTGGAACCAGCACGATGGGATTCGGAGCTCCACAGCAACCAGTCG cgCTCACTGATCCCAGCGCAGCGGCGGCTCAGCAGGccatgctgcagcagcagctcagcgtTCTGGCGTATTCACCGTACGGAGACTCGCCGCTGTTCAGAAACCCGCTGTCCGACCccaagaagaaagaggag cgTCTGAAACCAACCAATCCCACGGCCCAGAAGGCTCTGACCACACCCACCCACTACAAGCTGACCCCTCGACCTGCGACCAGGGTTCGCCCCAAATCGCTGACATCATCCGGCTCCTCCAAGTCGCAGCTCTTCGACGGCCTTGATGATGACGAGCCCTCGCTCACCAACGGAGCCTTCGTGCCCAG AAAGAGTATAAAGAAACTTGTGTTGAAGAACCTGAACAGCAGTCAGTACAGCAGCCAGccggagacggagacagacgACCTCGCTTCACCCCCCGAGTATCCACAGAACGGACACag CCtcatggaagaggaggaggaggagctggggggCACTAGCAGCCAGGCGGACGATGACCCAGAGGTCACCCAGTTCTACGTTAACCCCATCGCCAAGCCCATCCCACAGGGCCGCGCCCAGACcaccctgcaggacaccatcagtGACCTGAACATGCACAAAGCGGCGAGGAACGGCCTGGAG ctGAGCAGTGATGACCTGTTGGCATCTCTGGGGGAGGagtctctgcaggaggagcGAGAGGACGAGCAGCAGGAAATTCAACAGTCTCCTCATCCAGCAG gcATCGTCCTCAACCGTGTGGGTTATTACACCATCCCCTCCATGAAGGATCTGGCTGACATGACGGACGAACACGGAGAGTGTTTGGTGGAAAACTTTACCATCGGCAGGAAAG GTTATGGCTCCATCTTCTTCCCTGGTGAGGTGAATGTGAGTGGGCTGAACCTTGACGAGATCGTCCACTTCAGACGCAAGGAGGTCATCGTGTACCCGGATGACAAAAACAAGCCATTAGAGGGGGAGGGGCTTAACAG ACGAGCCGAGGTCACCCTGGATGGGGTTTGGCCAAATGACAAAACGACCTGTACTCAGATCAGGAGCCCCGAGCGTCTGTCCGACATGAACTACGAGGGTCGGCTGGAGAAAGCCTCGCGCAAACAGGGAGCACGTTTCCTGGAGTACAGAACTGAGACGGGGTCCTGGGTGTTCGAG gtGGCCCACTTCTCGAAGTACGGCCTCCAGGATTCTGACGAGGAGGACGACATCCCTCTGAAAACCGACCCCAAGAAGTTGAAGAccatgatgtcacttcctccctccaagctgcagcagcaacttcCGCCCTCCCAGCATCAGGTGGCGCCACAGGCTCAG TCCACTGTCGTGGATCTTCCCAGTGGCGTGGCGGAGCTGGACAGCGACATGGCCGACATCACCCAGAGTTTCCCGACAGAGAGCCTgctgggaggggaggaggacagcGACCTGCCCGGGGAGACAGACACGACATGCGGGAAGCTCGGAGGTTTGACCTCTGCTGAGCTTGATGGTATCTCTGCGTCCAGCCACATCGCATCAACGTTGGGCATCAACCCGCACACGCTCCAG ATCATGAAGGCGTCCCTGTTTgctgaggacgaggaggagagtgaTTTGTTCCAGGGCAGAGGAGCGATGAAAGTTTCCACTGACGTCTCGTCCCCTCGCATCGTTCTGCCCGGAGCTCAGAGCCGGTCCTCTG tggggGGTCTTCTTCAGGCTCGTTTTACCTCCGGCCTCCTCTCTCAGCTCTCGGactctcctcagcctcctctgtccCGGGCGGACACCCCCCGCTCATTACACTGGGCAGCACAGGGTCCCTCCTTCCTACTGCCCCCCCGAACTCCAGAGCCGTCGATCAGGACGGTTGGCGTGCGGCGCATGGGCGGCCCTGTCCCTCTCAAAGAGTCGGTCACTTTGGGGAAG GGAGGTTTGCTGATGGATGTCGGGCTGTTCAAGGGTCGGTCCTTTCGTGTTGGTTGGGGTCCTGGCTGGACGCTGGCGCACTGTGGAGACCGGCTCAGTTCGCTGGGCTCTAAACAGCTCGACCACAAAGACCTGAGCTCCAAGACCGACTTCAGCTTCCTGCCAAAACCTGCCAGGAACAAACC ACTCGTGGAAAGCCCCTACAAAGTGACGCTGGAGCAGCTGGTCGGTCTGGAGCCTCAGGTGATGAAGAccggggagggagaggaggaagagagccAGACAgtgctgcagcgccccctggagaTCTGCCTGGAGCacagcatcatcagcatcacAGACTCCGTCCCCTGCCCTCTGGTGCGACCGCAGACTGGTGTGGCAGCGCTGCACGAATACGCCAAGTGGATCACAGAGCTGAACGACACGCAGGGTGACGCAGACC ctctCCTGGGCCACTGGGCCGAGGTCTGGACCCTGTGTGAGGCTCTTTGGGGCCGGCTGGGCCCCGCCCACCAAGAGCCAGACATCGAGACGCCAAGTGACTATGAGCAGCAGTTGGAGAGACGGCGGACCTTCTCTGCCTGGCTGTCCCGCGGCGCCACcagcagggtggaggaggaggtggctcTGGCCGGGAAGGGTCGCCACACGGAGGCCATCTTCAGCTACCTGACGGGCAACCGCATCAGTGAGGCGTGTCGAGTCGCACAGagggaag GTGACCATCGGTTGTCGCTGCTGCTGTCTCAGGCCCTGGGCTCTCAGTACTGTCGTGACCTGCTGGCTCTTCAGCTCGCCGACTGGAACCGGATGCAGACTGACAGCTACCTACCAGAGGAGCGACTTCGCATCTTCACGCTCCTGGCAGGGAAACCT GTGTGGCAGTCGTCGGACTCCGTGGTGAACGTCTGCTCACAGTTGGACTGGAAACGCTGCGTGGCTGTCCACCTCTGGTTCATGTTGCCTCCGACTGCCTCCATGGCCGATGCCCTcgctaaatatgaagctgccTTCCAG GGCTCATGTGAGGGGGGGAAGTACGCCTGTGCCCCCCTGCCGCCGTACCTGGAGGCGGAGAAGATGGacgtggaagaggaggaggaggagtctaAACGACCTCTGTACGACCTCTGTTTCCACCTGCTCAAACTCTACAGTGACAG acactacagtctgcagcagctgctggatcCTCTCACCGTCACCTGGGAGCGTCTGGATTACCGTCTGAGCTGGCACCTGTGGGGCGTCCTGCAGTCGCTGCACTACAGCCACCTGAGCGCCTCACGCCAGGGACTCCTCCACGCCAGCTACGCCGCACAACTGGAGAGCGCCGGCCTCTGGCACATGGCCATCTTTATCCTACTGCACATCCCCGACCACGC TCAGCGGGAACGAGCCGTCAGAGAGATGTTGACCCTCCACTGCCCCCTGCAGGAGACTGACGAGTCTGTCCGGAGGGAGCGCTTCCTGACGGAGAGACTGCTCATCCCAGAGCAGTGGATCCACGAGGCCAAGGCCACGCGAGCACACCGAGACGCAAACAGACACCAGGAGGCGCTGCATCTGTACCGGGCCGGATACTGGAACCAGTGTCACCGGCTGCTGATCCAACATCTGGCTTCAG ATTGCATCATCAACGACAACCACGACTACCTGCTGGAGTTCCTGGAGGGGCTGGCGGTCCCTGAACACAGCACCAGCATCCAGGACTGGGACACTGCAGGGAGGGTTTACCTGGACTACATCAGGGTCATCAAGACTCTGCAGGACAtccagcag ATGGAAAACGCTGGTTACGAGCTCGAGCGTCTCTACACCGACGTGACGTCTCTCTGCGGCAGAATCGAACTCCTGCCCTGCAGGACCGCCAGAGACCGGCTCGCCCAATCAG AAATGGCGAAGCGTGTTTCCAACATCCTGCGTGCGGTGCTGAGTCTGCAGCAGGGCGACGCTGCGTCCGACTCCCTCAGCATCCCGCTGGCCCAGCTGGCGCCACACATCACCCGCCTCCCGATGCCGGAGGACTACACGCTGGAGGAGCTGCGAGGCCTCACGCAGTCGTACCTTCGACAGCTCATCATCAGCCAATGA